The Paenibacillus sp. FSL H7-0357 nucleotide sequence TCCTGAAGGGTAAGCTGGATGACGGAAAGCGGCGTCTTCATCTGGTGTACCCAGCGGTTGATGAAATCGATATGCTGATCCATCCGCCGGGTATGGGAATGCAGCTGGTCCAGATAGTAGTGGTGGTTATGCTGCAGCATCTCCGTCACCGCTTCGGGCAGCGGCGCATCGTCAAGGGGAATAAGCTGTTCCCCCGGGGCTCCGCCGGGTCCGCTCAGGCGGGTGTATAGCTTATAGTGCTGAACATACCGGAAGCCCAGATATAGAATGAGAACTGCAAAGCTGAGGGCCATACCGTATAAAACAATCGAGAAGGGTCTGTATTCGCCCGTAACCCAGTAGAGCACGGGGATGAGGATCATCTGGAGCAGATAGAAGAGCAGCAGCGGCCGGTGATCCTTAAGAAACAGCCTCATGGTGTTTCTCCGGAGAGGCTGAGCCGGTAGCCGGCACCTCTTATCGTTTCTACGATGTCGTCAAGATCAAGATCCTTGAGCTTCTTACGTACGCGGGTGATATAGACATTTAGTGTATTATCATCGATGAAGTGCTGATCCTCCCACATCAGGTCCAGCAGCCGTTCACGGGAGACGACGCGCCCTTCCTTCAGCAGGAGCGCTTCCAGCAGGACGGCTTCCTTCTGTGTAAGCTCAGCGGACAGGCCGTTGTGCTGGATCACATAACGCTCCGGATACAGCGTCAGTCCTCCGGCTTGAAGCTTGCGTTCTTCCTGGCTGTGGGCGTAAGAGCCGTAAGCTCTACGCAGATGGCTGCGGATTTTGGCCAGCACGACCTCGTATTGGAACGGCTTGATAATGTAATCGTCGCCGCCGTTCTCCAGCGCCATCACCTGATCCATGCCACTGTCCCGGGCAGATATGAAGAGGATGGGGCAGAGTGAGGATTTGCGAAGCTGGCGGCACCAATAGAACCCGTCATATCTCGGCAGATTGACGTCCAGCAGCACCAGGCTTGGGGCACTGTCCTCAAAGGTTTCCAGCACTCTATTGAAGTCATCTACGATAACGGTATGAAAATCATATTTTGACAAATAACTGCTAAGCAGGTCTGCCAGCTTGGCGTCGTCCTCGACAATCAGAATCGTTTCCATGAATTCACTCCTTTGTCCAGTATTACAGTAACATGCTAAGGGAAATTTATGCAAAACAGGATTCAGACGCAAACAACCTCCCGGGCTGCCGGAAAAAGATCCGGCTGCGGGAGGCTGCTTGTATGTTGCGGAAGGATGGATTAACGGGTTTTGATGACCAGCGCATTGCTGATCAGACGTCCCGGTGTTGTCAAATATTTGCCGTTGTAATACAATCCGCTGGAGGCGCCGCCATCCAGATTCATGGCCTGATAGGCACCGGCCTGCTTCATAATCTGCGCCAGCTGCGAAATGGTAGCCCCGCTGGTGGTCAGAAGAATCAGTTTGTGGTCGCGCGTCAAGCCCAGCGCGCTGCGGGCTCCGCCGCCGGTGCGGATTTTGGGATCCCTGAAGCCTTCGGCGGTCACATCCACCGCTACCTTCCCGTTAACCAGCAGCCGGGGGCCGGCCTGAAGCGCACCTTCGATGGTCCCGCTCTGGAAGCGCGATGCGAATTCAGTGCCAGGAATCAGCTCTGCTAACAGATTGCGGTCATAAGCGAATACGGCCCGCCGTTCTCCAGCGCCGTTCTTGAGCATCTTTCCGCCGCTGATGATATAACCATAAGGGACTTTGTATGCCCCTTTAGTGTAGGCATCAAAGTAGGTCCCGTTGATCGCAACGAGAGCACCGCTGCGTTTGGCAATGCTGCCAAGTGACTCCGTCTTGCCGACCGTGTTGCCGGCAAGCACTACATCCAGTTTGACCGAGGGATGGAGCAGGGAAGCGGTGACTGTCTGCACTGTAAAGGAGCGGCTGCCGACCTTAAAGGTGCGTTTGCCGCTGACTACCGCTGGGGATTCCGCTTTAAGGAGTGCTCCGCTGAGTACGGGCAAGGTGGCGGAAGTTTCGTCCGCTGTCAGCGTGAGCGACGAGGCCTGTGGATTCCACTTCAGCTGAAGGCCCAGTGTTTGGCTGACCAGAGACAGCGGAACATACGTCGTGCCGCTGCCGCTGAAGACCGGCTCACTCAAGGTTACGGCCTTGTCGTTCACGGAAGCCTTCGCCGAGCCCGGAATCAGGTGGAGGGAAGCCTCGCCCTTTGTAATTTCTATCGTTCCGCCAGGAGTGAGGATCGACCGGATGCCGGCAAAATTATTCAGGAAACGCAGCGGAATGAAAGCATGATTCTCCTTGTCCACATAAACTGCGAGCTTGGACGCAGGCGCCGCGGAGGCGCTTGATGATGCTGGAGGAAGAACGTAAAGCGGGAGAAGCAGGGTAAGGATGAGGGCGATGATTTTTTTCATGATGAACAGTATCTCCTTTTAAGTGGCGGCAGCATGATCTGCCATGCAGGATGAATTTGGAACATGCTCCAGAATGAAGCACCGGGTCTTATTATCATATAAGGGCAGTCTAACCGTCAATTACTAGGCTTCAGTGCAGGCAGAATGGTGAACAACTGATGATCCCTATATCCGGTGGCGTATGCATCTTCCAGACTGTTCGTTTATAATCTAGTAAGCTTACTTATTCTTCATAAAGGCGGGTAGCAACAATGACAAGAATCGGCTTGATTCGGCATGGCAGCACAGCTTGGAATAAAGAAGGACGGATACAGGGGCATACGGATAACCCTTTGGACGAGGAAGGACTTCAGCAGGCGGCGGCTATAGCAGAACGTCTCAGCGGAGAACAGTGGGACTATATCTACTCAAGCGACCTGCTGAGAGCAAGACAGACGGCAGAGGTGATCGCAGCGAAGCTGGGTCTGCAGGTAGCGGGAGTGATTCCGGGAATTAGGGAGATGAACGGAGGACTGCTTGAGGGCACCACGGAGCAAGAGCGGGTGGAACGCTGGGGGACGGAATGGAAGTCGCTGGACCTCGGGCTGGAGAGCAATGAATCAGGCAAGCAACGGGGGAGCAAGGCGATTGAAGAGATTGCATTAAAGCATCCCGGCCACAACATCCTGATTGTCAGCCACGGCGCGATTCTGCGGAGCAGCCTGACCGGACTGGTTCCCGGACTGGATGTCAGCGTGCTGCTGAAGAATACCTCTATCACCCGCATCGTTAAAGGGGACAGCGGCTGGACCTGCGAGCTGTATAATTGTGTGAAGCATATGGAGAGCTAGACCTTATCCAGACGGCATCTTCCAAAACATTCCATGCAGGATCCGCCCGCGCCTGCCGATAATAAGCTTATCGCTTATTACTGTTAACCAGATTTATTTTCATGTAAAAGGGAGTGCGCATCATGATGGAAGAAGCCCGTAATTATATATTGGCTCTATTTTCGGTTCTTATTGCAGCGTTGACTGTGTACAGCCTTCTCCGGCTGACCCGGAATTTCACCTATAAAAATCAAAGAGCCCGTGCTGTGCGCACGAGCCTGATAATACTGATCGCCAGCGGCGGATTATACGGAATGCACTGGCTGGGCAAGCAGTCACAATCCGGCTTGAAACAGGCTGAAGGCAGCCTGTTTATCTCCTTGGTACTCTATACATTGACTCTCTTAGCCCTGATGTATCTGTTCTCCAAGCTTCGCCAGATCCTGACCGAAAGAGAGCAATTGAAGGAACTGGCCTACAGGGATACCTTGACAGGCCTCTTGAACAAAAACGGGATGGATCACTTCTGGGACCACTGCAAACCAAACGAGCAGCTTGCGGTGCTGTTCCTTGACCTGGACCGATTCAAGTCAATCAATGACAGACTTGGCCATCATGTGGGCGATTTGCTGCTTCAGGCCGTCGGCGGCAGTCTGAAACAGTTCACCTCCAAAGGCAAACGGCATATCTTCCGGAACGGCGGGGATGAATTCGTAATTGTCGCCAAACGTTGCGGCCGTAAGGAAGCAGAGCAGCTTGCTATGCAGATTCTGGAGCAAACGACCCGCATTTACAGTCTGGAACGGCATGAACTGTTTGTTTCAGTCAGCATCGGCATTACGTTGAGCCATGGCAGGATCGACCCGATGCGGCTGCTGAAGGAAGCCGATTCGGCAATGTACAGCGCCAAGCAGCTCGGAAAGGGCCGATATACCATACACAAGCAGGGAAACACGCTTCAATCTGTCAATTGGGCAGGCAGCTCCAAAGCCAATTAATTAAATTTGCTGCGTCCTTTCATCAGGAACAGGCAGAGCAGGGCTATTGCCATGCTCACCGCTGCCGCATAGAACAGGATGGAATAGTCGGTAAGGTCAATCATCAGCCCAAGCAGCGGTGGGGAGGTGATGGCGGCCAGCGAGGAGACCAGATAATACATTCCGGTGCGTGTACCGATGCTTTCCTCCGTGCCTGTTGCTACTACATAAGGGTATGAATTGATATTAATACAGGCCCAGAACATCCCGCCAACAAGCAGCAGAATCCGCAGCACAAGCAAATTCTCCGCAAATCCCACGAGGGCAAAAACTGCCATTAGTCCGCATACTCCGGTGACAATAATCTTTTTCTTCCCGAACCGCCCGCCCAGCCAGCCGCTGGGAATCGCAAACACTACGAAGGCTAGCGAAAAGAACGTCAGCGAGAAGGAGGCTGCCTGTTCACTGAGGCCAAGGTGATGTTTGCCGTACAATGTGAACAGCGTCTCTACACCTTGATAAGCTACGAACCAGAAGAAGATGGCTGCTAAGAGCCAGACTGTGGTACGGTCGAGCTGTTTTTTTAAGGAGATGCGTGTAGGTTTGACCCGTGGAATGTTACCGCTGCGTTGCGAATCTCCGGATAAACCAGTGACTTCTTCGGTACCCAGTGCTGCTTCTTTGTTCACACCATCCCGTTCCTCCTTGATGAACTGCGACACGATGAACAGGCAGAGCAGCGTGATGAGACCGGCAACAATAAACGGCAATGCTGGGCTGGCCTTGTAGAGGAATGAGCCGACGCCAAACGCCAGAATCGACCCAATCCCTCCCATGAAGTTAATCAGGCCGTTCGCCTTGGTGCGCTGCTTATCCGGCGTAATATCCGGCATCAGCGCGACGGTCGGCGAACGGTACAGGCTCATGGCCAGGTTCATCAGCATCATAAAGAGCAGCAGCGTGAACAGCCCGGTGTGGAACGGAATCAGCATCGTCAGTACGGCAGCCAGCGGCATTCCGATCAGCAGATAAGGCATTCTGCGCCCATAACGGCTCACCGTACGGTCACTGCGGTTGCCAATCCATGGCTGCAGAAACAGGGCGAAATAGTTATCAATGGTCATCATGAAGCTGATCAAGGCTACACTGTGTACATATTTCTCCAGGAAAAAAGGTACAAACGCATTATACAAACTCCATGTAATGCTGATGCTGAAAAAACCGAAACCCAGCAGCCAGACTTTCTTCACCCCATCACTCTCCCTTAGCAGTAAGCAGTCTGTCCAGCACGTCCGGATAATCGGTAATGATTCCTGACACTCCGGCAGCGATTAATTCTTTCATGCGCTCCGGATCATTCACGGTCCAAGGATGATAGGCGATGCCATGCTCCGCCGCCTCGGAGACAAACTCCGGCAACACAGCGAAATGGTAGGCATGCAGTGCATCCGCCTGCAGAGAGGCTGCGTAATCCCACGGGCGGTACAAGCCTTCTCCATATAAAATCCCGGTGCGAATCTCCGGTGCCAGCGATTTGCAGTGAGCCAGGGAGTAATGGTTGAAGCTCGACAATATGACGCGTTCACTCATGTTGAATTCCCGCACGGCGGCAATAACCTTTTCCTCCATCCCCGGGTACATAAAGACCCCGTTCTTAAGTTCAATATTTAGCACCGTATCGCTATCCTTGAGCAGATCCAGAAGATCTTCGAGGGTGGGAAGCAGCTCTCCCTTGAATTCTTCCCCGAACCAGGAGCCCGCGTCCAGGTCAAGCAGTTCCTTAAGCGTGTGGTCTTTCACATTCCCGCTGCCGTTTGTCGTGCGGCCCAGCGTTTCGTCATGAATCAGAATCAGTGCGCCATCCTTTGTCATCTGTACATCGGTTTCAATCCCGGTCGCTCCAAGCGTAAGGCCCTTGCGGAATGCTGACATCGTATTCTCCGGACACACAGCGGATGCGCCGCGATGCGCAAAGTTAATTAGCGGATTCATTATTTGCAGTCCCTCCAAGTTGTTTTTTAATAGAGCCCGACGAATCAGGCTACTCTTCTTATTCCACACCAGATAATAAAAACCTGTCCAAAAATCCCCTCAGAACGCGAATTCCTAAAATTTTACCTAGCGATTACATATCCCTGGACCTGTATAATAGAATAGAATTCAGTGTACTTGGAGAGGAAGAGATGTTTCTTGAAGTATTGTATAGAATGCGGAACTGAGCTGATCTTGAAAGAATGCGGCGGGGAGGGGCTGATCCCTTTTTGCGGGGCATGCGGAATGTTCCGGTTTCCTATTTTTAGCACGGCTATCAGTACCGCAGTGTTGAACAAAGAGATGGACAAGATTCTGCTAATCAAGCAGTATAACCGGCCGGATTACATCCTGCTCGCAGGTTACGTCAACAAAGGGGAGAATGCGGAAGCCACCCTTATCCGCGAGGTAAAGGAAGAGGTAGGGCTGGATATCGTGGCTTATGAATATATGCGCAGCCTTTATTTTGAGCCGTCCAATACGCTGATGCTGAACTTTATAAGCATGGCTGCTTCGGAAGACTTGAGCCGGATGAGTGCCGAAGTGGATCAAGCGATGTGGTTCACATTTGAAGAAGCAGCCCGGGAGATCAAAAAGAACAGTCTGGCAGAGACCTTTCTGCTGGCGATTATTGAGAAGCTGAATGCAGGCAGGGTTGATCTCCTTAAACTCACTGAAGCTTAAACGCGCGGCCCCGGTCCATTCCTTGGACCAATTGTTTCTGACTACAGCCGTATTCATTGATGTGTTTCCATTCTCATCCTGACAAAGCAAAGGGCGTCCCGCGGCCATTTACATGGCAGGGAACACCCTTGTTCTTTTTAAAGCGGGATGGTTTAATTCCCTTTTATCTTTTTGATATTGTCCTGCCACTTCCCGGTTTCAAACTTCAGGAGCTTATCATAACCGGCTTTTTGGGCATCCTGCTCGGCTTTGTCGAGCAGGGCAATCACTTCCTGTTCATCCTTGGCGAACAAGGCTTTAGCCCGCACCTTATCGGCGATATCGGCTACACGCTGCATGATCATGCCCTCTTCTGAATCTGGAAGGGGCTGTATATTGCCGAATTCCGTGGCATCAAAGGAGGTCTTCCAGGCGATTGTAGTTTGGGAGACCGTAGCCCAGTCGCGCTTATCCTCAGGTAGACTCATTTCATTTTCAGCCTTGGCTCCATCAATAAATGCCGTATTTCCTGCCCATTGAAACGTATCCCAGATGGCCATGAGCTTGGAACGCTCCTCGGCTTCATTTTTATATTTTTCTGTATAGATGGGTGCGCCTTTCTCATTGGTGCCCTGCCAGTACATGCCTTCAGGCCCCCAGAAAATAATACGTTCCCCTTCCTCGCCCGTCAGCCAGTCCAGATAGGCAAATATACCTTCTGGATTCTCAGCTTGTGTTGTGATGACACTGACATTCCAGCCAAGAGAATCAAATTCGTTGACCCATACCTTCTTCGGATCTACGCCGGCTTTATGCAAAGGCCAGATCATCGTGTATCCGCCTTCAAGATCTTTGGCGCGCAGCATGCTGTTCGCTTCCGTGCCGATAACGGTGGTATCGAAATCCCCGTAGATTGCTATGCGGCCATTATTCACCTTTTCCTTGACCTGGTCGCGGGTCTGCGTGATGGCATCCTGGGTAATCAGCTTTTCCCGGAATAATTTATTGGCGAACACCATGGTTTCGCGGTAGACCGGATCACTGAAGAGGGATTTCAGCTCATTCCCCTGGGGGACGACACGCAGAGAGACCTGCCCGACATTCCGGTCTTCCGCCATCCCGGCGTAGAGAAAGTCTATCCCTTGACCCAGCATCCCGACCTCGAATGGAATAATGTCAGGATACTTCTCTTTCACCAGCTTCAGATAGGCATACAGGTCATCAAAGGTTTCCAGCTTCGGCGATCCGAGTTCCTTGTAGATCTTATTATTTACAGCGTAGCCACCGTTGCCCATCGGATTTTTCGTGTACCAATTTGGGAATTGGTACAGTTTGCCGTCTTCGGAGCGGAGCATGTTGATTGTTTTTTCTCCTGCCCATTTTTTCAGATTAGGATATTTATCAAGATAGGGGTCCAGCGCAACGAGTTTGCCTGCTTTTCTCAGCTTTTCTACTTCGGCTCCGCGGTCTCCCCAGATGACATCCGGGAACTCGCCGGAGGCGATCATTGTATTGAATTTCTGCAGAGCCGCACCGCCGGACTGGATCGACTGGACCGTTACTTTCTTGTTCTCCTGAATCCATTTAGTCGCCGGATCCTGGCCCCAAGGATTCATCGTATACCAGTCATAATTGCCGAAAAAGGAAAAGGTGAGCGGCGTTTCTCCGAAAACAAAAGGTTGGGATGAATCAGTCCCGGCAGTGTTGTTGCTTGGCTTTGCCCCGTCTTCACCGCTGTTTCCACCGCATGCGGCAAGCATAATACTCATACCCAGCATACATACCGGCAGCAGGAATGATTTTTTGAAATATAAGAGTTTATATGCTTCACGCTATAAATTATCCTTCTATTTCTCGCTGAAACGGATACCGTCCTTTTGAGGACGGCGAAGCCGTTTCCACTTGTAATGGACATCTTCATACCCCCATGGGATTGTTTTTATGAATAAGCCGTGAGCTATGATTGCTACACCGATCTTATCCAAGTTCATTCTTTAATGGAACCGATCATGACGCCCTTGGTAAAATATTTCTGCAAAAATGGATAAACCAGCAAAATAGGTACAGTTGCTACCAGCATAGTGGACATGGTGAGCGATTTGGTTGTGACGCTTTGGAGCCGGGCCATGTGGCCTTGAGCGGCTGCATTGGTCTGCATCATCTGTTCAGACATAATGTTGGAGCTTAGAATTTGCTGAAGCAGCGTTTGAATCGGGAGCAGATGCCCGGAGGTGATGTAAATGCTGGCCGTAAACCAGTCATTCCAGTGCCATACTGCAGCAAATAGAGAGAGCGTGGCGATCACCGGACCCGAAATCGGGATGACAATTTTGAAAAAGATGCCGAAGTGGCCGCAGCCGTCGATTTTCGCCGATTCCTCCAAGCCTTCCGGCAGTTCGAGAAAAAACGTGCGGAAAATGATCATGTTCCAGACGCTGATTATATTCGGAACAATCATGACCCAGAAATTATTCATCAGGCCCAGCTCGCGATTAATCAGAAAGGAAGGAATCAATCCTCCGCTGAAGTACATCGTGATGATGCACAGGATCATATACCCTTTCCGTCCCATGAGCTGTTTCTTGGACATGCCATAGGCAAAGATTGATGTACAGGCAATGGATAGAATTGTGCCAATCCCCGTTCTCAGTACGGAAATAAGGAAGCCTGTCATTAGCCGCTTATCCTGAAACACTACAATGTAATTCTCCAGAGTGAATTGTCTGGGCCAAAAGGTGATCCCCCCACGCGTCGTGTCCAAACCCACGTTGAATGAGATGACGATCGAATTCCAGAACGGATACAACATTACAAAAGCCATGAGAATGAGCATGGAGTAAATGAGACTGAGAAACAAATTGTCAGAAAGACTGTTTTTCATGCCGTGATCACCTGCATTTCAATGTGTAGTTGCGATGCCGAAGACTACCACAGACTGTGTCCCAGTTTACGGGCTATCCGATTGGCAACTGTGAGCAAAAAGACGCTGATTATCGACTTGAATAAACCGACTGCGGCGGCGTAGGAGAAAAGCGAGTTGCGGATACCAACGCGGTAGACGTAAGTATCAATGACATCGGACACGTCCTGAAGTACAGGGTTTTTGGCCAGGAGCAGGATGTCCTCAAAGCCTGCGCTCAAGATATCGCCAACTGCGAGAATCATGAAGATCGTAACTACGCCGGAAATACCGGGCAGGGTAATGTACCAAATTTTCTTCAAGCGGTTTGCTCCGTCGATGGAGGCTGCTTCGTAAATTTCGGGATTGATGCCGGCAATGGCGGCCAGATATACGATGCCGGAGAAACCGATCTCCTTCCAGATTCCTGTTCCGATCAGGATGGCCCAGAAGTAGCCGGGAATGGACAGGAAATTGACAGGCTCGCTGATTAAATGCAGCTTTTGCAGCAGCATGTTCACGCTTCCGTTATCGGTTGCCAGCATGGAGGTCACAAATCCGGACACGATGACCCAGGACAGGAAGTGGGGCAGGTAGCTGATGGTCTGGATCATCCGTTTGAAGCGCGAGTGAATCACTTCGTTCAGGATAAGTGCCAGCAATATAGGTGCCGGAAATCCGATGAGGAGTCTCAGTGCACTAATCACAATCGTATTACGCATGACGGTCCAGAATTCGGGTGCCTCGAAGAACATCTGGAAATACTTGAAGCCTACCCATGGGCTGTGCAGAAATCCTTGAAAAATATCGTAATCCTGAAAAGCCATCAGCACCCCGTACATCGGCAGATAAGAAAAGATCACGATAAGAATCATTGCCGGGATGACCATCAGTTGAAGATCCAGCTGCCTGGAGAATCTGAACCAGAAGGATTTGCGGCTGGCTTCCGGTCGTACGCCCGGAGGGACTCCCGGTGGTGAAGACGTGACGATGCTTTTTTTCATCTGAACACTTCCTTTGCAAATTTCTCTGCTGAATTTCATAGTATAGGAACCGTTCCGGCAAAAACACTGATAAGAACAACGATTTGTAGACTTCTGCAATGAGGATGAAGGTTTTGCAACACGGTAAAATTGAAATGTTATATGATGTGATCAATAGAAAGTGTTGGCTTTGATCACACGGCCGGATTGGAGGTCAAACATGTATAACGTATTGCTGTCAGATGATGAAGTGCTGGATTTAAGAGGGATGCAGCACTTTATACCCTGGAAGGATCTGCAGATGAATGTGGCAGCGGTGGTGAGCAGCGGTTTCGCTGCGCTGGATTATATCCGGAATCATCATGTTGATATTCTGATCACCGATATCCGGATGCCGATTATGTCCGGTCTGGAGCTGTCCCGTGAAGCATTGCAGCTGCTCCCACAGCTGAAAATCATATTTGTAAGCGGTTACGAAGACTTCCACTATGCCAAGCAGGCGATGGAGCTGAATGTGCAGAGTTATGTCCTGAAGCCTGTAGAGGATGAAGAAATGATCGAGGTGCTGCAGAAGGTGAAGGCCCAATTGGATCATGAGGCCCAGCAGTCCAGACTGGAATCGGATTACTATAAGACCTTGCCTGTACTTAAGAACAACAGGCTGCTTGGCCTGCTGGATGGTCAGCAAGACGGAGCAGAAACCATAGATGATCTAGTCCTTGCACAATGCGGGATTAGCCCATCTGCTCCGCAGCGGGTCGCCGTGATTGAGATTGATGATGTGGCCTGGAAGCTGAATGCATACAGCGAGCTGGAAGCGAGGCAGATCGTCAATCAGCTGTATCAAACGGTACTGGATTATTGCACAGAGTGCCGGATCTGGTCGCTGTGCAGGCTTTCCAGCCGTGAATGTGCGCTTGTACTGCAGATGGAGGAACTGGCGGAATGTGAAGCGCTGCTCAGCGGTTTAATTGAACTTATTGGGGTCAGGTTTCCGGTCACCATCACAATAGGCCTGAGCAGCACAGCAGCTTCCACCGCTTCAATTCACACCTC carries:
- a CDS encoding response regulator codes for the protein MYNVLLSDDEVLDLRGMQHFIPWKDLQMNVAAVVSSGFAALDYIRNHHVDILITDIRMPIMSGLELSREALQLLPQLKIIFVSGYEDFHYAKQAMELNVQSYVLKPVEDEEMIEVLQKVKAQLDHEAQQSRLESDYYKTLPVLKNNRLLGLLDGQQDGAETIDDLVLAQCGISPSAPQRVAVIEIDDVAWKLNAYSELEARQIVNQLYQTVLDYCTECRIWSLCRLSSRECALVLQMEELAECEALLSGLIELIGVRFPVTITIGLSSTAASTASIHTSYQQAKQALDYKMLAGKSRLIQFSELESGSVEDVQSLEMTLDALFAAMSNYRLVQLHDELENVFTLVRRMKSKSTVYNFAIQIISRLDAYLAGLNENLFQMLGMRMENLDILFKFETMDDIQSWLRRRVFEISETLHVKKQKKNNKLLESVCAYVEKHLDRNIALRDVSNLFSFSPNHLGVLFKQGTGINFSDYVVEKRLERACTLLQNPQYKIFEVAGRVGYKNLTYFSRQFKDKYGMTPGDYRKQC